In Brevibacterium zhoupengii, the following are encoded in one genomic region:
- a CDS encoding HPr family phosphocarrier protein, with product MRLQGTGVSHGCALGPVHRVTRTVDEPSVAPRPSDSETGPELERFHAAAAAVADSQEAAARTAQSTARDVLEATAEMAADPALLAIANRHIQDGRLTAERATWEATGELRARLEAVGGYLGERAADIDDIRDRIIAALRGGPLGITLPTTPSILVGETLSPTDTAGLDPDTVLAIVTTNGGAQSHSAILARTLGIPAVVGADAHVVDIDDGTQLFVDGSTGVLSDDPTEDERDRAVQFSAERSAAPVLTSHGELACGTRIPLLANVGSATEAKAAAESGAEGIGLLRTEFLFLDREDEPTVVEQTEVYAEIFSHFPGLPVTVRTLDAGSDKPIPFIWGSRDEPNPALGMRGFRTHSFAPEVLERQIEAIARAAKSATAEVKVMAPMITTPKEAVRFAALVRAAGLDSAGVMIETPAAALCAESVLEPVAFASIGTNDLAQYTLAFDRELNDYEELQSARQPAILRLIDAVIVGARRADDGDARAGDESRAEARANPRPVSVCGEAAADPELAVVLVGLGVSTLSMSAPALPRVAARLAEVTLEQARESALQALDGTLWTDDGANAMASDIEPEAGTGTGTGTGTEAIRRTIHVTAPTGLHARPAALLARAVKALDAEITLRRPGNEATASATSVMDIMGLGIDPGHDVEVSASGPDAAAAVAAVEAAATGEA from the coding sequence GTGAGGCTGCAGGGAACCGGCGTGAGCCACGGCTGCGCCCTGGGACCGGTCCACCGCGTGACGCGCACCGTCGACGAACCTTCCGTCGCCCCACGTCCGTCCGATTCCGAGACCGGACCCGAACTCGAGCGCTTCCACGCAGCTGCCGCGGCGGTCGCAGATTCCCAGGAAGCAGCAGCACGCACGGCGCAGTCCACTGCACGCGATGTACTCGAAGCGACGGCGGAGATGGCCGCCGATCCCGCGCTCCTGGCCATCGCGAACCGCCACATCCAAGACGGTCGGCTCACCGCCGAGCGCGCGACGTGGGAAGCCACCGGCGAACTGCGAGCACGCCTCGAGGCCGTCGGCGGATATCTCGGCGAACGGGCCGCGGACATCGATGACATCCGGGACCGGATCATCGCCGCCCTGCGCGGCGGCCCTCTCGGGATCACTCTGCCGACGACACCGTCGATCCTCGTCGGCGAGACTCTGTCGCCGACCGACACGGCTGGACTCGACCCTGACACCGTGCTGGCCATCGTCACGACCAACGGTGGAGCGCAGTCCCATTCGGCCATCCTCGCCCGTACCCTTGGCATACCCGCCGTAGTCGGAGCAGACGCCCACGTGGTCGACATCGACGACGGTACTCAACTCTTCGTCGACGGATCCACCGGAGTCCTCAGCGACGACCCCACCGAGGACGAGCGGGACCGGGCCGTGCAATTCTCCGCGGAGCGTTCCGCGGCACCGGTGCTGACCAGCCACGGCGAACTCGCCTGCGGAACGCGAATCCCCCTGCTGGCCAACGTCGGCTCTGCCACAGAGGCGAAGGCGGCCGCCGAGTCCGGCGCCGAGGGCATCGGGCTGCTGCGCACAGAATTTCTCTTCCTCGATCGCGAGGACGAACCCACCGTGGTCGAACAGACGGAGGTGTATGCGGAGATCTTCTCGCATTTCCCCGGCCTCCCGGTCACCGTCCGCACCCTCGACGCGGGTTCGGACAAGCCCATCCCGTTCATCTGGGGCAGCCGCGACGAACCCAATCCGGCACTGGGAATGCGGGGCTTTCGCACACATTCCTTCGCACCCGAAGTGCTGGAGCGCCAGATCGAAGCGATCGCGCGTGCGGCAAAGTCCGCCACCGCCGAGGTGAAGGTGATGGCTCCGATGATCACCACCCCGAAGGAGGCTGTCCGGTTCGCCGCCCTTGTCCGTGCCGCCGGGTTGGACTCCGCGGGCGTGATGATCGAAACCCCTGCCGCGGCACTGTGTGCCGAATCAGTTCTCGAGCCCGTCGCCTTCGCGAGCATCGGCACGAACGATCTGGCGCAGTACACACTCGCCTTCGACCGCGAGCTCAACGACTACGAGGAACTGCAGTCGGCACGGCAGCCTGCGATCCTCCGCCTCATCGACGCCGTCATTGTGGGCGCCCGGCGCGCTGACGATGGTGACGCTCGCGCCGGTGACGAGTCGAGGGCGGAGGCACGCGCAAACCCGCGTCCCGTGAGTGTCTGCGGGGAGGCCGCGGCCGATCCTGAACTTGCCGTCGTCCTCGTCGGTCTAGGGGTCTCGACCCTGTCGATGTCTGCGCCCGCCCTACCTCGAGTCGCCGCTCGCCTCGCCGAGGTCACCCTCGAACAGGCTCGGGAATCGGCCCTCCAGGCGCTCGACGGCACGCTCTGGACCGACGACGGCGCGAATGCGATGGCATCCGACATCGAGCCGGAGGCGGGCACCGGCACCGGCACCGGCACCGGCACCGAGGCGATTCGGCGCACGATACACGTCACGGCACCAACGGGCCTCCATGCTCGGCCGGCGGCTCTGCTCGCCCGAGCAGTGAAGGCACTCGACGCCGAGATCACCCTGCGTCGTCCCGGAAACGAAGCGACCGCCTCGGCGACCAGCGTCATGGACATCATGGGACTCGGCATCGATCCGGGACACGATGTCGAGGTCAGCGCGTCCGGACCGGATGCCGCCGCCGCGGTCGCAGCCGTGGAGGCGGCGGCCACCGGAGAGGCATGA
- a CDS encoding PTS transporter subunit EIIB gives MSKAEQIVAGLGGADNIDEVEACITRLRVEVGDGDLVDERVLKGAGAFGVLVQGNAVQVVVGPEADNLVDDIEDLLD, from the coding sequence ATGAGCAAAGCGGAGCAGATCGTCGCCGGACTGGGCGGCGCGGACAACATCGACGAGGTCGAAGCGTGCATCACGCGGTTGCGCGTCGAGGTCGGCGACGGGGACCTTGTCGACGAACGCGTCCTCAAGGGTGCCGGAGCCTTCGGAGTCCTCGTCCAGGGGAATGCGGTGCAGGTCGTCGTCGGTCCCGAGGCCGACAATCTGGTTGACGACATCGAGGATCTGCTCGACTGA
- a CDS encoding PTS transporter subunit EIIC: MNTASTDDAPRKKKRSVPGFAQLQRVGRSLMLPIAVLPAAALLQRFGQPDMLGADGLAQFAPWLQPVADTLAAAGSALFDNLPLIFAVGVAIGFAKKADGSTALAAVVGYMVLDGVLTALAPTFGSDSGDGEMVINYGVLGGIIVGIVTAVLYQRYHRIKLPTYLGFFGGRRFVPIVTAVAAMLIAVVMAIVYPVFDTLINKGVGGFLMEHGSNPGTGFVFGTVNRLLIPFGLHHLLNNLPWFQLGSCTNAAGDTLHGDITCFYSGVDGTAAWTGSFMTGFFPIMMFALPAAALAIYRTAHPKRRKVVGGIMLSVALTAFITGITEPLEYAFAYVAFPLYAVHAVLTGTSLALVNALDIKSGFGFSAGAIDYVLNLGRASELSGGIGPVLLLLVIGLAYAVIYYVLFRWAIIKFNLHTPGREDDDEASIGGPSVFDEAQEAAEKSTGKRRAQDEGRS, from the coding sequence ATGAACACTGCATCCACCGATGATGCCCCGAGGAAGAAGAAGCGGTCGGTCCCCGGCTTTGCGCAGCTGCAGCGCGTAGGACGCTCCCTCATGCTGCCGATCGCGGTGCTCCCCGCCGCTGCACTGCTGCAGCGGTTCGGGCAACCGGACATGCTCGGCGCCGACGGTTTGGCCCAGTTCGCACCGTGGCTCCAACCGGTGGCCGACACACTCGCCGCGGCCGGTTCGGCACTGTTCGACAACCTGCCGCTCATCTTCGCCGTCGGCGTGGCGATCGGCTTCGCGAAGAAGGCCGACGGTTCCACAGCGCTGGCGGCCGTGGTCGGCTACATGGTCCTCGACGGAGTGCTCACGGCTCTGGCTCCCACCTTCGGATCCGACAGCGGCGACGGCGAGATGGTGATCAACTACGGTGTGCTCGGCGGCATCATCGTCGGCATCGTCACCGCGGTGCTCTATCAGCGCTACCACCGGATCAAGCTGCCCACCTACCTGGGGTTCTTCGGCGGCAGACGCTTCGTGCCTATTGTCACGGCGGTCGCGGCGATGCTCATCGCCGTCGTCATGGCCATCGTCTACCCAGTCTTCGATACGCTCATCAACAAGGGCGTGGGTGGCTTCCTCATGGAACACGGCTCGAACCCGGGCACGGGATTCGTCTTCGGCACGGTCAACCGCCTGCTCATTCCCTTCGGCCTGCACCACCTGCTCAACAACCTGCCGTGGTTCCAGCTCGGTTCGTGCACGAATGCCGCGGGCGATACGCTCCACGGCGACATCACCTGTTTCTACAGCGGAGTCGACGGAACAGCGGCCTGGACCGGATCCTTCATGACCGGGTTCTTCCCCATCATGATGTTCGCCCTGCCGGCCGCGGCTCTCGCGATCTACCGCACGGCCCATCCCAAGCGCCGCAAGGTCGTCGGCGGCATCATGCTCTCGGTGGCACTGACTGCCTTCATCACGGGAATCACCGAACCGCTTGAGTACGCCTTCGCCTACGTCGCATTCCCGCTCTACGCCGTCCACGCAGTCCTCACCGGCACTTCGTTGGCGCTGGTCAACGCCTTGGACATCAAGTCCGGCTTCGGATTCTCGGCCGGAGCCATCGACTATGTGCTCAATCTCGGCCGAGCCTCCGAACTCTCAGGCGGCATCGGACCGGTCCTGCTGCTGCTCGTCATAGGTCTTGCCTATGCGGTGATCTACTACGTCCTCTTCCGGTGGGCGATCATCAAGTTCAACCTGCACACCCCCGGGCGCGAGGACGACGACGAAGCCAGCATCGGCGGCCCCTCGGTCTTCGACGAGGCGCAGGAAGCCGCCGAGAAGTCCACCGGCAAGCGACGCGCCCAGGACGAGGGGCGAAGTTAG
- a CDS encoding aldo/keto reductase has translation MTVPTLTLNDGKTIPQLGFGVFKVDPEETERIVTDALEVGYRHIDTAAVYGNEEGVGRAIAKSGIARDELFVTTKLWNDRHGADESKRALGESLEKLGLDHVDLYLIHWPTPENNNSVETWEAFPSYRDQGLTTSIGVSNFDHRYLPQVLDTGIIPAVDQIECHPQFQQIETRPLLTEHDIKVEAWGPLGQGKVDYADTVIGEIASAHGKSWAQTIIRWHLQRGHVVFPKSNNRDRMAQNFDVFDFELTTAEVAAIDGLENGGRVSGDPAEVN, from the coding sequence TTGACGGTTCCCACACTCACACTCAATGACGGCAAGACCATTCCCCAGCTGGGCTTCGGCGTCTTCAAGGTCGATCCCGAGGAGACCGAGCGCATCGTCACCGACGCCCTCGAGGTCGGCTACCGCCACATCGACACGGCCGCCGTCTACGGCAATGAAGAGGGCGTGGGCCGCGCCATTGCGAAGTCCGGAATTGCCCGCGATGAGCTCTTCGTGACCACCAAACTGTGGAACGACCGGCACGGTGCCGACGAGTCGAAGCGTGCCCTGGGCGAGAGCTTGGAGAAGCTGGGCCTCGACCACGTCGACCTCTACCTCATCCACTGGCCGACACCGGAGAACAACAACTCGGTCGAGACCTGGGAGGCCTTCCCCTCCTACCGCGATCAGGGTCTGACGACGTCGATCGGTGTCTCGAACTTCGATCACCGCTACCTGCCCCAGGTCCTCGATACCGGAATCATCCCGGCCGTCGACCAGATCGAATGCCACCCGCAGTTCCAGCAGATCGAGACCCGTCCGCTGCTGACCGAGCACGACATCAAGGTCGAGGCTTGGGGACCGCTGGGACAGGGCAAGGTCGACTATGCCGACACCGTGATCGGCGAGATCGCTTCCGCCCACGGCAAGTCCTGGGCCCAGACCATCATTCGCTGGCACCTGCAGCGCGGGCATGTCGTCTTCCCGAAGTCGAACAACCGCGACCGCATGGCCCAGAACTTCGATGTCTTCGACTTCGAACTCACCACCGCCGAGGTGGCGGCCATCGATGGCCTGGAAAACGGCGGTCGCGTGTCCGGTGATCCCGCCGAGGTGAACTGA
- a CDS encoding D-2-hydroxyacid dehydrogenase family protein, translated as MHIVVLDDYQNVAADFANWQELGAEVEFVSRPIRDTEDLVQTVAGAEVVVAMRERTLFSAERLAQLRDLKLLVTTGRVNASIDLDAARAQGITVCGTESTTSATPELTWGLILSVLRSIPTEDAAMHSGGWQSTVGGDLFGHRLGIIGLGRLGTQVARVGAAFGMDVVAWSQNLDEERAADVGAHAVSKEELFSTSDVVTVHYKLSERSRLLVAAKELSLMKPNSIFINTSRAGLVDMEALQDALAEGRIRGAGIDVYDLEPLPHDHALRSTPRTVLTPHLGYVTEDTYRIFFTQTVENIAAWMAGEPVRLLT; from the coding sequence ATGCACATTGTTGTGCTCGATGACTACCAGAATGTGGCGGCAGACTTTGCCAACTGGCAGGAGCTTGGGGCCGAGGTCGAATTCGTCTCCCGTCCGATCCGCGACACCGAGGATCTGGTGCAGACGGTGGCCGGCGCCGAGGTTGTCGTTGCCATGCGTGAACGCACCCTCTTCTCTGCCGAGCGACTGGCCCAGTTGCGCGATCTCAAACTCCTCGTGACCACGGGACGAGTCAACGCATCAATCGATCTGGATGCGGCACGAGCCCAGGGGATCACGGTCTGCGGGACCGAATCCACCACCTCGGCGACCCCGGAGCTGACCTGGGGACTCATTCTCTCGGTGCTGCGCAGCATCCCCACCGAAGACGCCGCGATGCACTCCGGCGGCTGGCAGTCCACCGTCGGCGGTGACCTCTTCGGGCACCGACTCGGGATCATCGGACTCGGCAGACTCGGCACCCAGGTCGCCCGGGTCGGGGCCGCCTTCGGCATGGACGTCGTGGCCTGGAGTCAGAACCTCGACGAGGAGCGGGCAGCCGATGTCGGGGCGCACGCAGTGAGCAAAGAGGAACTCTTCTCAACCTCTGACGTCGTGACCGTGCACTATAAGCTCAGCGAACGCAGCCGCCTGCTTGTCGCTGCGAAGGAACTGTCACTGATGAAGCCGAACAGCATCTTCATCAACACCTCTCGGGCGGGCCTCGTCGACATGGAAGCACTGCAGGACGCATTGGCAGAAGGTCGCATTCGCGGCGCGGGGATTGACGTGTATGACCTTGAGCCGTTGCCACATGATCATGCTCTGCGCAGCACTCCGCGGACCGTGCTGACTCCGCACCTGGGTTATGTCACCGAAGACACGTATCGGATCTTCTTCACCCAGACTGTCGAGAACATCGCCGCGTGGATGGCGGGGGAGCCGGTTCGTCTGCTCACCTGA
- the ilvD gene encoding dihydroxy-acid dehydratase has translation MSIDTNSTKPDIKPRSRDVTDGLEATAARGMLRAVGMGDDDWVKPQIAIATSWNEITPCNMSLQRLGAAAKEGVHESGGFPLEFGTISVSDGISMGHEGMHYSLVSREVITDSVETVMSAERLDGSVLMAGCDKSIPGMLMASARLGLSSVFLYNGSIMPGTAKMSDGSEKEVTLIDAFEAVGACRAGTITQKDVDAIERAVCPGEGACGGMYTANTMASAAEAMGMSLPGSAAPPAIHRDRTMFARKSGDAVVNLLRQGITTKDIITKESLHNAIAVVMAFGGSTNAVLHLLAIAHEAGVELALDDFNRIGDKVPHLGNVKPFGQYVMNDVFKIGGVPVIMKALLDNGMLNGDCMTVTGKTVAENLETINPPDPDGKILRALNNPIHATGGLTVLKGSLAPEGAVVKSAGFDADVFEGTARVFNQEKPAMDAVLNGELKKGDVVVIRYEGPKGGPGMREMLAITGAIKGAGIGKDVLLITDGRFSGGSTGLCIGHVAPEAVDGGPIALVEDGDKITVDIAARSIDLHVDESVLEERRKTWTIPENHRLTGVLGKYAKLVQSASTGAVCF, from the coding sequence ATGAGCATTGATACGAACTCCACCAAACCGGACATCAAACCACGTTCTCGCGACGTCACCGACGGTCTCGAAGCCACTGCCGCACGCGGCATGCTGCGTGCCGTCGGAATGGGCGATGACGACTGGGTCAAGCCGCAGATCGCCATTGCGACGTCCTGGAACGAGATCACCCCGTGCAACATGTCCCTGCAGCGCCTCGGCGCGGCCGCCAAGGAAGGCGTGCACGAGTCGGGCGGATTCCCCTTGGAATTCGGCACCATCTCCGTCTCCGACGGCATCTCCATGGGACACGAGGGCATGCACTACTCGCTGGTCTCCCGCGAGGTCATCACCGACTCCGTTGAGACTGTGATGAGCGCCGAACGCCTCGACGGATCGGTTCTCATGGCCGGCTGCGATAAGTCGATCCCTGGCATGCTCATGGCATCGGCTCGTCTTGGCCTCTCCAGCGTCTTCCTCTACAACGGCTCGATCATGCCGGGCACCGCGAAGATGTCCGACGGGTCTGAGAAGGAAGTCACTCTCATCGACGCCTTCGAAGCCGTCGGCGCCTGCCGTGCCGGAACTATCACCCAGAAGGACGTCGACGCCATCGAGCGCGCTGTCTGCCCAGGTGAAGGCGCCTGTGGCGGCATGTACACCGCCAACACCATGGCCTCGGCAGCCGAGGCGATGGGCATGTCCCTGCCGGGATCGGCCGCGCCACCGGCCATCCACCGCGACCGCACGATGTTCGCGCGCAAGTCCGGTGACGCCGTCGTCAACCTGCTCCGCCAGGGCATCACGACGAAGGACATCATCACGAAGGAATCGCTGCACAACGCGATCGCCGTGGTCATGGCCTTCGGCGGCTCGACCAACGCCGTCCTCCACCTGTTGGCCATCGCCCACGAGGCCGGAGTCGAACTCGCCCTCGATGACTTCAACCGCATCGGCGACAAGGTCCCGCACCTGGGCAACGTCAAACCCTTCGGCCAGTACGTGATGAACGATGTGTTCAAGATCGGCGGCGTGCCGGTGATCATGAAGGCTCTGCTCGACAACGGAATGCTCAACGGCGACTGCATGACCGTGACGGGAAAGACCGTGGCGGAGAACCTCGAGACGATCAACCCGCCGGACCCCGACGGCAAGATCCTGCGCGCGCTCAACAACCCGATTCACGCCACCGGCGGCCTCACCGTGCTCAAGGGCTCGTTGGCTCCCGAAGGTGCAGTCGTGAAGTCCGCCGGCTTCGATGCCGACGTCTTCGAAGGCACCGCTCGCGTGTTCAACCAGGAGAAGCCGGCCATGGATGCCGTCCTCAACGGTGAGCTGAAGAAGGGCGATGTCGTCGTCATCCGCTACGAAGGACCCAAGGGCGGACCCGGTATGCGCGAGATGCTCGCCATCACCGGTGCGATCAAGGGCGCGGGAATCGGCAAGGACGTCCTGCTCATCACCGACGGACGCTTCTCCGGCGGATCGACGGGACTGTGCATCGGTCACGTGGCGCCCGAGGCCGTCGACGGCGGACCGATCGCACTCGTCGAGGACGGCGACAAGATCACCGTCGACATCGCGGCACGGTCCATCGATCTGCATGTTGACGAGTCGGTGCTCGAAGAGCGTCGCAAGACCTGGACGATCCCCGAGAACCACCGCCTCACTGGTGTGCTCGGCAAGTACGCCAAGCTCGTCCAGTCGGCGTCGACCGGAGCCGTCTGCTTCTGA
- a CDS encoding 2-hydroxyacid dehydrogenase codes for MSIKTIAFPDSELRNRVIARIPAHQRANVDLVVYSDAEKSAKLSRDDVDVVVLPYLDSGPTIELLDELPNLGLVITQTTGYDPVAHLPERGIKVATASGVHTGGTAELALTLTLASLRGIDDAVRAQSARIWNHKRNRSLQDRRVMIIGAGEIGSAIADRFAPFEVDLTRVATTAREDDRGKIHSVDELPKLLPHTEVVVLITPLTESTNKLVDKDFLALLPDNALIVNVARGKVVDTDALVAELSTGRLHAALDVMDPEPLPENHPLWGTPNTLITPHEGGDTSAFEPRVVQILAEQVRRLNDGEQPLNLVAAE; via the coding sequence ATGTCGATCAAGACCATTGCCTTCCCAGATTCTGAACTCCGCAACCGCGTCATCGCCCGGATTCCGGCGCACCAACGTGCCAACGTCGACCTGGTCGTCTACTCGGACGCCGAGAAGTCGGCGAAGCTGAGCCGAGACGACGTCGATGTCGTCGTGCTCCCGTACCTCGATTCGGGACCGACCATCGAACTGCTCGACGAGCTGCCGAACCTGGGCCTGGTCATCACCCAGACCACCGGGTACGACCCAGTCGCTCACCTGCCAGAGCGCGGCATCAAGGTGGCGACCGCCTCGGGCGTGCACACCGGCGGAACGGCCGAACTCGCCCTGACTCTGACCTTGGCCAGCCTGCGCGGCATCGATGATGCCGTTCGTGCGCAGAGCGCGAGGATCTGGAACCACAAACGCAACCGCTCCCTGCAGGATCGCCGCGTCATGATCATCGGCGCCGGCGAGATCGGCTCGGCGATCGCCGATCGGTTCGCTCCCTTCGAGGTCGACCTCACGCGGGTGGCGACAACCGCTCGTGAAGATGATCGCGGGAAGATCCACAGTGTCGATGAGCTGCCGAAGCTGCTGCCCCACACCGAGGTCGTCGTCCTCATCACGCCTCTGACCGAGTCGACGAACAAGCTTGTCGACAAGGACTTTTTGGCCCTGTTGCCCGACAACGCTCTCATCGTCAACGTTGCTCGAGGCAAGGTCGTTGACACCGATGCCCTCGTGGCCGAGCTGAGCACCGGCCGTCTCCATGCCGCGCTTGACGTCATGGACCCCGAGCCGCTGCCGGAGAACCATCCGCTGTGGGGGACGCCGAACACTCTCATCACACCCCACGAGGGCGGGGACACCTCGGCGTTCGAGCCACGGGTGGTGCAGATCCTGGCCGAGCAGGTGCGCCGGCTCAACGACGGCGAGCAGCCGCTCAACCTCGTCGCGGCGGAGTGA
- a CDS encoding MarR family winged helix-turn-helix transcriptional regulator: MVEIKLGRNRDALAQRSWRLYFETSQRIRQNLEGNLKDRAGLTVSDYNTLLLLWEEPSHLLTMSVLAKKLVFSPSRLNYRIKVLEDAGLVTKTECADDKRAHNVGLTEAGAQAFLNAGRQHRENIDEVFLSHVDDDELEVIERVFARIGQALPE; the protein is encoded by the coding sequence ATGGTCGAGATCAAACTCGGCCGGAATCGTGACGCGCTCGCGCAGAGGTCGTGGCGACTGTACTTCGAGACCTCGCAGCGCATCCGGCAGAACCTCGAGGGCAATCTCAAGGACCGCGCCGGTCTCACCGTCAGTGACTACAACACGCTGCTGCTGCTATGGGAAGAACCGTCGCACCTGCTGACGATGAGCGTGCTGGCCAAAAAGCTGGTGTTCTCACCCTCACGGCTCAACTACCGGATCAAGGTGTTGGAAGACGCGGGCCTGGTGACGAAGACGGAATGCGCAGACGACAAACGAGCGCATAACGTCGGGCTCACCGAGGCTGGTGCTCAGGCCTTCCTCAACGCGGGGCGTCAGCACCGGGAGAACATCGACGAGGTCTTCCTCTCCCACGTCGACGATGACGAACTCGAAGTCATCGAGCGAGTGTTCGCGCGTATCGGTCAGGCTCTGCCCGAATAG
- a CDS encoding NAD(P)H-dependent oxidoreductase: MRILSITTSLSEDSTTLKLSNKIIAAATSATDAVDLSAETEHINVRNLSSDLTDMALTGFRSDSLEAAFAQVAAADVIVTVAPVYKVAPVGLHTLFWQLIDEKALANKPVLIGSTGGTPRHSLAGETVLRPMLSYLKGIVVPTTVFAATDDWGSIEGGRSLNARIAQASEELIGLAASLHGVGTGSNAGTAGETAGGGTATTTTGEFGRRGAQRNPSIDDEFNPELITPFAQLLEG; encoded by the coding sequence ATGCGAATTCTCAGCATCACGACCTCGCTGAGCGAGGACTCAACCACACTGAAACTCTCGAACAAGATCATCGCAGCCGCCACCTCGGCGACGGATGCTGTGGACCTGAGCGCGGAGACCGAGCACATCAACGTGCGGAACCTGAGCTCGGACCTCACCGACATGGCCCTGACCGGATTCCGTTCGGACAGCCTCGAGGCGGCCTTCGCGCAGGTCGCCGCGGCAGACGTGATCGTCACCGTGGCACCCGTGTACAAGGTCGCTCCGGTGGGCCTGCACACCTTGTTCTGGCAGCTCATCGACGAAAAGGCGCTGGCGAACAAGCCTGTGCTCATCGGCTCGACCGGTGGGACGCCTCGGCACTCGCTGGCGGGGGAGACTGTGCTGCGTCCGATGCTGTCCTACCTCAAGGGCATCGTCGTACCGACGACGGTCTTCGCCGCCACCGATGACTGGGGCAGCATCGAGGGCGGCCGCAGTCTCAACGCTCGGATCGCTCAGGCCAGCGAGGAGCTGATCGGATTGGCGGCGAGCCTGCACGGTGTCGGCACCGGTTCGAACGCAGGCACTGCCGGTGAGACCGCCGGCGGCGGCACCGCGACCACGACGACCGGCGAGTTCGGTCGGCGCGGCGCGCAGCGGAACCCGAGCATCGACGATGAGTTCAATCCCGAGCTCATCACCCCCTTCGCCCAACTTCTCGAGGGTTGA
- a CDS encoding LLM class flavin-dependent oxidoreductase yields the protein MELGIFTIGDVTSDPTDGTTVSENQRIKNTVEIAKKAEEVGLDVFATGQHHNPPFVAPANPPVLLANIAAQTEKLHLSTATTLITTTDPVRIAEDYAYAQHLSDGRISLVMGRGNTGPVYPWFGKDIRSGIPLAVENYNLLYRLWREKNLDWEGKFRTPLNGFTVTPTPLDDVPPFVWHGSIRSPEIAEQAAYYGDGYFHNNIFWPVSHTARMVQLYRQRYEYYGHGAAHQAIVGLGGQVFMRKNSQDAVKEFRPYFDNAPVYGHGPSLEDFSTQTPLTVGSPQQVIERTLSFREWAGDYQRQLFLIDHAGLPQKTVLEQLDLLGEEVVPVLRKEFAKDRPADVPDAPTHESLVIRHREGRDPIPGGGPGSRAYADRQARAAEQNETQGADR from the coding sequence ATGGAACTCGGAATCTTCACCATCGGAGACGTCACCAGCGATCCCACCGACGGTACCACGGTGTCTGAGAATCAGCGGATCAAGAACACGGTCGAGATCGCCAAGAAGGCCGAAGAGGTCGGCCTCGACGTCTTCGCCACCGGTCAGCACCACAACCCGCCGTTCGTCGCACCCGCGAACCCGCCGGTCCTGCTCGCGAACATCGCGGCCCAGACTGAGAAGCTGCATCTGTCGACGGCCACCACACTGATCACGACGACCGACCCGGTGCGCATCGCTGAGGACTATGCCTATGCTCAGCACCTCTCCGACGGACGCATCAGCCTGGTCATGGGACGCGGCAACACCGGACCCGTCTACCCCTGGTTCGGCAAGGACATCCGTTCGGGTATCCCGCTGGCGGTCGAGAACTACAACCTGCTCTACCGCCTGTGGCGCGAGAAGAACCTCGACTGGGAGGGCAAGTTCCGGACGCCTCTCAACGGGTTCACCGTCACACCGACACCTCTGGACGATGTCCCGCCCTTCGTGTGGCACGGATCGATCCGCAGCCCCGAAATCGCCGAACAGGCCGCATACTACGGTGACGGATACTTCCACAACAACATCTTCTGGCCGGTGTCGCACACTGCCCGCATGGTTCAGCTCTACCGCCAGCGCTACGAGTACTACGGCCACGGAGCTGCACACCAGGCGATCGTCGGACTCGGCGGTCAGGTGTTCATGCGCAAGAACTCGCAGGACGCCGTCAAGGAGTTCCGTCCGTACTTCGACAACGCACCGGTCTACGGCCATGGCCCCAGCCTCGAGGACTTCTCGACGCAGACCCCGCTGACGGTCGGATCGCCCCAGCAGGTCATCGAACGCACCTTGAGCTTCCGCGAATGGGCCGGCGACTACCAGCGTCAGCTGTTCCTCATCGACCACGCGGGCCTGCCCCAGAAGACTGTGCTGGAACAGCTCGACCTCCTCGGCGAGGAAGTCGTTCCAGTTCTGCGGAAGGAATTCGCGAAGGACCGTCCAGCCGATGTCCCCGATGCCCCGACCCACGAATCGCTCGTCATCCGTCACCGTGAGGGCCGCGATCCCATCCCCGGCGGTGGTCCCGGATCACGTGCCTACGCCGATCGTCAGGCCAGGGCAGCGGAGCAGAACGAGACCCAAGGAGCTGATCGCTGA